From the genome of Camelus bactrianus isolate YW-2024 breed Bactrian camel chromosome 33, ASM4877302v1, whole genome shotgun sequence, one region includes:
- the ACAD8 gene encoding isobutyryl-CoA dehydrogenase, mitochondrial isoform X4, whose translation MLRDSCWRVGARLCFLRAGVRAAAESGRRALVSCIDPSIGLNEEQKEFQKVAFNFAAREMAPHTAEWDQKELFPVDVMRKAAQLGFGGVYMRTDVGGSGLSRLDASVIFEALATGCTSTTAYISIHNMCAWMIDAFGSEEQRHRFCPPLCAMEKFASYCLTEPGSGSDAASLLTSAKRQGDHYVLNGTKAFISGGGEADTYVVMCRTGGPGPKGISCVVVEKGAPGLSFGKKEKKMGWNSQPTRAVIFEDCAVPVANRIGAEGQGFLIAMQGLNGGRVNIASCSLGAAHASVILARDHLKIRKQFGAPLANNQFVEFLHDSNFGFSIHLLPVSRDLNLVSGKLSSASYDTECHGDSSGA comes from the exons ATGCTGCGGGATAGCTGCTGGCGTGTCGGGGCGCGGCTCTGCTTTTTGCGCGCCGGTGTGCGGGCCGCCGCCGAGAGCGGCCGGCGGGCATTGGTCTCCTGCATCGACC CTTCCATTGGACTAAATGAAGAGCAGAAAGAGTTTCAGAAGGTGGCTTTCAACTTTGCTGCCCGGGAGATGGCTCCACACACAGCAGAGTGGGACCAGAAG GAGCTGTTCCCAGTGGACGTGATGCGGAAggcagcccagctgggctttgggGGGGTCTACATGCGCACAGATGTAGGAGGGTCTGGACTGTCACGCCTCGATGCCTCTGTCATCTTTGAGGCCTTGGCCACCGGCTGCACGAGCACCACCGCCTATATAAGCATCCACAA CATGTGTGCCTGGATGATTGATGCTTTTGGAAGCGAGGAGCAGAGGCACAGATTCTGCCCCCCACTCTGTGCCATGGAGAAGTTTGCTTCCTACTGCCTTACCGAACCAG GGAGCGGGAGTGATGCCGCCTCCCTCTTGACCTCAGCCAAGCGACAAGGAGATCATTACGTCCTCAATGGCACCAAG GCCTTCATCAGTGGTGGAGGCGAAGCGGACACCTACGTGGTCATGTGCCGAACAGGAGGGCCAGGCCCCAAAGGCATCTCCTGCGTGGTTGTTGAGAAGGGGGCCCCTGGCCTCAGCTTCggcaagaaggagaagaag ATGGGGTGGAACTCCCAGCCAACCCGAGCGGTGATCTTTGAAGACTGTGCTGTACCCGTGGCCAACAGAATTGGGGCCGAGGGCCAGGGCTTCCTCATTGCCATGCAAGGACTGAATGGAGGAAGGGTCAACATTG CGTCCTGCTCCCTGGGCGCTGCTCACGCCTCGGTCATCCTTGCTCGAGACCACCTCAAGATCCGGAAGCAGTTTGGAGCGCCTCTGGCCAATAACCAG TTCGTTGAGTTTCTTCATGACAGCAATTTTGGATTCTCCATCCATTTGCTCCCAGTATCCCGTGACTTAAATTTGGTTTCTGGAAAACTGTCATCTGCCTCTTATGACACCGAGTGTCACGGTGATTCTTCTGGTGCTTGA
- the ACAD8 gene encoding isobutyryl-CoA dehydrogenase, mitochondrial isoform X1, which produces MLRDSCWRVGARLCFLRAGVRAAAESGRRALVSCIDPSIGLNEEQKEFQKVAFNFAAREMAPHTAEWDQKELFPVDVMRKAAQLGFGGVYMRTDVGGSGLSRLDASVIFEALATGCTSTTAYISIHNMCAWMIDAFGSEEQRHRFCPPLCAMEKFASYCLTEPGSGSDAASLLTSAKRQGDHYVLNGTKAFISGGGEADTYVVMCRTGGPGPKGISCVVVEKGAPGLSFGKKEKKMGWNSQPTRAVIFEDCAVPVANRIGAEGQGFLIAMQGLNGGRVNIASCSLGAAHASVILARDHLKIRKQFGAPLANNQYLQFKLADMATRLVASRMMIRSAAVALQEEREDAVALCSMAKLFATDECFAICNQALQMHGGYGYLKDYVVQQYVRDTRVHQILEGRPALSPRAGHWRPHFCSPPHFWRLRLRSILETAAGTALHCYETLGPWGPRTSVQ; this is translated from the exons ATGCTGCGGGATAGCTGCTGGCGTGTCGGGGCGCGGCTCTGCTTTTTGCGCGCCGGTGTGCGGGCCGCCGCCGAGAGCGGCCGGCGGGCATTGGTCTCCTGCATCGACC CTTCCATTGGACTAAATGAAGAGCAGAAAGAGTTTCAGAAGGTGGCTTTCAACTTTGCTGCCCGGGAGATGGCTCCACACACAGCAGAGTGGGACCAGAAG GAGCTGTTCCCAGTGGACGTGATGCGGAAggcagcccagctgggctttgggGGGGTCTACATGCGCACAGATGTAGGAGGGTCTGGACTGTCACGCCTCGATGCCTCTGTCATCTTTGAGGCCTTGGCCACCGGCTGCACGAGCACCACCGCCTATATAAGCATCCACAA CATGTGTGCCTGGATGATTGATGCTTTTGGAAGCGAGGAGCAGAGGCACAGATTCTGCCCCCCACTCTGTGCCATGGAGAAGTTTGCTTCCTACTGCCTTACCGAACCAG GGAGCGGGAGTGATGCCGCCTCCCTCTTGACCTCAGCCAAGCGACAAGGAGATCATTACGTCCTCAATGGCACCAAG GCCTTCATCAGTGGTGGAGGCGAAGCGGACACCTACGTGGTCATGTGCCGAACAGGAGGGCCAGGCCCCAAAGGCATCTCCTGCGTGGTTGTTGAGAAGGGGGCCCCTGGCCTCAGCTTCggcaagaaggagaagaag ATGGGGTGGAACTCCCAGCCAACCCGAGCGGTGATCTTTGAAGACTGTGCTGTACCCGTGGCCAACAGAATTGGGGCCGAGGGCCAGGGCTTCCTCATTGCCATGCAAGGACTGAATGGAGGAAGGGTCAACATTG CGTCCTGCTCCCTGGGCGCTGCTCACGCCTCGGTCATCCTTGCTCGAGACCACCTCAAGATCCGGAAGCAGTTTGGAGCGCCTCTGGCCAATAACCAG TACCTGCAGTTCAAGCTGGCTGACATGGCGACCAGGCTGGTGGCCTCGCGGATGATGATCCGCAGTGCGGCAGTAGCTCTGCAGGAGGAGCGGGAGGACGCGGTGGCCCTGTGCTCCATGGCCAAGCTCTTTGCAACTGATGAATGCTTCGCC ATCTGCAACCAGGCACTGCAGATGCACGGGGGCTACGGCTACCTGAAGGACTACGTGGTTCAGCAGTACGTGCGGGACACCAGGGTCCATCAGATCCTCGAAG GACGCCCTGCCCTGTCGCCGCGGGCTGGTCACTGGAGACCCCACTTCTGCTCTCCGCCTCATTTCTGGAGGCTCAGGCTGAGAAGCATTTTGGAAACTGCAGCAGGGACTGCTCTTCACTGTTACGAAACGCTAGGCCCTTGGGGCCCCAGAACCTCTGTACAGTAA
- the ACAD8 gene encoding isobutyryl-CoA dehydrogenase, mitochondrial isoform X2 has protein sequence MLRDSCWRVGARLCFLRAGVRAAAESGRRALVSCIDPSIGLNEEQKEFQKVAFNFAAREMAPHTAEWDQKELFPVDVMRKAAQLGFGGVYMRTDVGGSGLSRLDASVIFEALATGCTSTTAYISIHNMCAWMIDAFGSEEQRHRFCPPLCAMEKFASYCLTEPGSGSDAASLLTSAKRQGDHYVLNGTKAFISGGGEADTYVVMCRTGGPGPKGISCVVVEKGAPGLSFGKKEKKMGWNSQPTRAVIFEDCAVPVANRIGAEGQGFLIAMQGLNGGRVNIASCSLGAAHASVILARDHLKIRKQFGAPLANNQYLQFKLADMATRLVASRMMIRSAAVALQEEREDAVALCSMAKLFATDECFAICNQALQMHGGYGYLKDYVVQQYVRDTRVHQILEGSNEVMRMLVSRSLLQE, from the exons ATGCTGCGGGATAGCTGCTGGCGTGTCGGGGCGCGGCTCTGCTTTTTGCGCGCCGGTGTGCGGGCCGCCGCCGAGAGCGGCCGGCGGGCATTGGTCTCCTGCATCGACC CTTCCATTGGACTAAATGAAGAGCAGAAAGAGTTTCAGAAGGTGGCTTTCAACTTTGCTGCCCGGGAGATGGCTCCACACACAGCAGAGTGGGACCAGAAG GAGCTGTTCCCAGTGGACGTGATGCGGAAggcagcccagctgggctttgggGGGGTCTACATGCGCACAGATGTAGGAGGGTCTGGACTGTCACGCCTCGATGCCTCTGTCATCTTTGAGGCCTTGGCCACCGGCTGCACGAGCACCACCGCCTATATAAGCATCCACAA CATGTGTGCCTGGATGATTGATGCTTTTGGAAGCGAGGAGCAGAGGCACAGATTCTGCCCCCCACTCTGTGCCATGGAGAAGTTTGCTTCCTACTGCCTTACCGAACCAG GGAGCGGGAGTGATGCCGCCTCCCTCTTGACCTCAGCCAAGCGACAAGGAGATCATTACGTCCTCAATGGCACCAAG GCCTTCATCAGTGGTGGAGGCGAAGCGGACACCTACGTGGTCATGTGCCGAACAGGAGGGCCAGGCCCCAAAGGCATCTCCTGCGTGGTTGTTGAGAAGGGGGCCCCTGGCCTCAGCTTCggcaagaaggagaagaag ATGGGGTGGAACTCCCAGCCAACCCGAGCGGTGATCTTTGAAGACTGTGCTGTACCCGTGGCCAACAGAATTGGGGCCGAGGGCCAGGGCTTCCTCATTGCCATGCAAGGACTGAATGGAGGAAGGGTCAACATTG CGTCCTGCTCCCTGGGCGCTGCTCACGCCTCGGTCATCCTTGCTCGAGACCACCTCAAGATCCGGAAGCAGTTTGGAGCGCCTCTGGCCAATAACCAG TACCTGCAGTTCAAGCTGGCTGACATGGCGACCAGGCTGGTGGCCTCGCGGATGATGATCCGCAGTGCGGCAGTAGCTCTGCAGGAGGAGCGGGAGGACGCGGTGGCCCTGTGCTCCATGGCCAAGCTCTTTGCAACTGATGAATGCTTCGCC ATCTGCAACCAGGCACTGCAGATGCACGGGGGCTACGGCTACCTGAAGGACTACGTGGTTCAGCAGTACGTGCGGGACACCAGGGTCCATCAGATCCTCGAAG GCAGCAATGAGGTGATGCGCATGCTGGTCTCCAGGAGCCTCCTGCAGGAGTAG
- the ACAD8 gene encoding isobutyryl-CoA dehydrogenase, mitochondrial isoform X3 — protein MAPHTAEWDQKELFPVDVMRKAAQLGFGGVYMRTDVGGSGLSRLDASVIFEALATGCTSTTAYISIHNMCAWMIDAFGSEEQRHRFCPPLCAMEKFASYCLTEPGSGSDAASLLTSAKRQGDHYVLNGTKAFISGGGEADTYVVMCRTGGPGPKGISCVVVEKGAPGLSFGKKEKKMGWNSQPTRAVIFEDCAVPVANRIGAEGQGFLIAMQGLNGGRVNIASCSLGAAHASVILARDHLKIRKQFGAPLANNQYLQFKLADMATRLVASRMMIRSAAVALQEEREDAVALCSMAKLFATDECFAICNQALQMHGGYGYLKDYVVQQYVRDTRVHQILEGRPALSPRAGHWRPHFCSPPHFWRLRLRSILETAAGTALHCYETLGPWGPRTSVQ, from the exons ATGGCTCCACACACAGCAGAGTGGGACCAGAAG GAGCTGTTCCCAGTGGACGTGATGCGGAAggcagcccagctgggctttgggGGGGTCTACATGCGCACAGATGTAGGAGGGTCTGGACTGTCACGCCTCGATGCCTCTGTCATCTTTGAGGCCTTGGCCACCGGCTGCACGAGCACCACCGCCTATATAAGCATCCACAA CATGTGTGCCTGGATGATTGATGCTTTTGGAAGCGAGGAGCAGAGGCACAGATTCTGCCCCCCACTCTGTGCCATGGAGAAGTTTGCTTCCTACTGCCTTACCGAACCAG GGAGCGGGAGTGATGCCGCCTCCCTCTTGACCTCAGCCAAGCGACAAGGAGATCATTACGTCCTCAATGGCACCAAG GCCTTCATCAGTGGTGGAGGCGAAGCGGACACCTACGTGGTCATGTGCCGAACAGGAGGGCCAGGCCCCAAAGGCATCTCCTGCGTGGTTGTTGAGAAGGGGGCCCCTGGCCTCAGCTTCggcaagaaggagaagaag ATGGGGTGGAACTCCCAGCCAACCCGAGCGGTGATCTTTGAAGACTGTGCTGTACCCGTGGCCAACAGAATTGGGGCCGAGGGCCAGGGCTTCCTCATTGCCATGCAAGGACTGAATGGAGGAAGGGTCAACATTG CGTCCTGCTCCCTGGGCGCTGCTCACGCCTCGGTCATCCTTGCTCGAGACCACCTCAAGATCCGGAAGCAGTTTGGAGCGCCTCTGGCCAATAACCAG TACCTGCAGTTCAAGCTGGCTGACATGGCGACCAGGCTGGTGGCCTCGCGGATGATGATCCGCAGTGCGGCAGTAGCTCTGCAGGAGGAGCGGGAGGACGCGGTGGCCCTGTGCTCCATGGCCAAGCTCTTTGCAACTGATGAATGCTTCGCC ATCTGCAACCAGGCACTGCAGATGCACGGGGGCTACGGCTACCTGAAGGACTACGTGGTTCAGCAGTACGTGCGGGACACCAGGGTCCATCAGATCCTCGAAG GACGCCCTGCCCTGTCGCCGCGGGCTGGTCACTGGAGACCCCACTTCTGCTCTCCGCCTCATTTCTGGAGGCTCAGGCTGAGAAGCATTTTGGAAACTGCAGCAGGGACTGCTCTTCACTGTTACGAAACGCTAGGCCCTTGGGGCCCCAGAACCTCTGTACAGTAA